TTGGTGTTGCAAAGTTACTATAATCAGAAATGCGGTTGGCTTCAATTTCTGTTTATCTTTTGCTAAAAATTTAACATGCGTTTTGGGCTGGTGCTGACGACCTTGAATCTACCCGGAATCTCCCTGCTATAACATGACAGTTATCATTAACATTAGATTTGCAAAACCTGAGATAAAAAATCAATAACTACGTCCTATCTTTGGGCCCTCATCAGGAAAAATCCTGACCAATTTTACCCCATAACCTCTGATCGACCTCTTATAGTTTTAATCCTGATCCTCCGAAAAGCAGTTTTTTAATTTTAACTGACCTCCTGTTTAGAACCCGGTATCTATTCACATTTCTTATTAACTGATAAACTGGTTATGTCCGGGAAATTTATTCTCACTGCTTTTGTTGCAGTTGTTTTATTCAGCAGTTGCACCAAACAAAACGATGTTCAACCCATCGCCCCAACCCCTACTACCCCTGTTGCTGTAGACACCACTGCAGTACCTGAAAATCACGTTGACCGCAACGCGCTGTTAACACTTGTAAATGGCCTCCGAAGCCATGGCTGCAAATGCGGCGATGTACAGATGCCTCCTGTTGGCCCGCTCACCTGGAACGGCCTGCTGGAAGAAGCAGCTTACCTCCACAGTAAAGACATGTCTGTTAACAAATATTTTGACCACACCGCCCCTACCGGAAGCACCCCTGGCGCACGCCTCGATGCTGCCGGCTACCACTGGAACTTCTATGGCGAAAATATCGCTACCGGAACCATGGACGAACAGGCAGTTGTTTTAGGATGGCTCAATAGCCCTAATCACTGTAAAAATATGATGACGGCAAGTTACACCGAACTGGGTGTGGGCAGATATGATAAAATGTGGACCATGGAACTGGGACACCGCAACAACCCGCAATAAGGTTATCAGAGCGTGTTTTCCTTTTTTCGCCACATCTTCCAGATGTAATAGATATACGCTGCCATCGTAATGGTCAGCCAGGTATAAAAGAAGATCATACGGCCGGGAGTGGACGCTTCCGGCTCCGCGAAACCCAGGTACAAACCCAGGAATATATCGGCGGTCAACATAAAGAGACCCACGAATACAGTCCGTATAATTTTGGTGAAATACATGAACAGGCCAACATCAAACCCCGGCTGCTGAGGCGCCTCGGATTGCGGTGGTTGTGGTTTTTCCGGCGCCGGCTCCTGCTTTTCTTCCTGTTTTTCTTCGTCCATTGTATGCTGTTTATTATGGTATCAACAGTTTAGCCAATGCTGCGCTGTCGCCCCTGAATACGTTAAAATCTACGGTGGTTCTGATGCCATTCACTCTGCCGATATCACTATGCTGCCAGAAAAGCCAGCTCCTGGAAGAGGACGGCTTCTCCTTCTGGTAATAGTGCGCTATCCACAGGGGATATTTATCAAACTCATCTCCCAGGTACGTTTCATAGAAATGTATGTTGGTATAGATGATCGGCTTCACTTTATACGCTTTTTCCATCTCCTCCAGCCATACCTTAGCTGTGCCGCGGATAACCGCGGCCGGCTGGTTATTGGATGTTTCTATATCCAATACCGGAGGCATATCCCCCGATTCCAACTGTACCACGTTCTGGAAATTTATAGCCTGCTTCTTAGGATCCCTGGTGGCATAAAAAAAATGATAGGCCCCCCTGATCAACCCTGCCCGCTTCGCACGCTCCCAATTCTGCTCAAATGATGCATCCTGACGGGTAATACCCTCGGTTGCTTTTATAAATGCAAAGGAAATCCGGATATCATCTACCTTCATCTGCTTTACGGCCGTCCAGTTAATATCTTTCTGAAATTTGGACACGTCAATCCCATGAATCTTATAGTTCACAGGTACATAAATGCCGAATTCATCATACCGTACAAACCGAATGTTCTCTTCACGGGTTTTCCACCAATACCATCCTCCAATGACAAGTATAACGAGTAATAATCTAATCCAGATGCTTTTCACTTTTAGTTTCAGTTAGTTGCAGGTGCTTGGGTATCAAGAAAAAGGTATGCCGACAGACCTAATTTTATAGCAATTATAGTCTATAATTTCTGTAAAGAAACTACTTTTACAAAAGGTCAAGTGAATTTATATGCCCGATTTTAACCTGAATGATACCCTGAACCTCTTCCGCAAGTTCACTTTCCGCCGTGCATTCAACGCCGGTAAAGTACTCGGAAGCTATTTCGTCAGCAAATGGACTGGTAAACCCGTTCAATGGGGATACCCCATTTCCATATCTTTTGAACCAACCACTTCCTGTAACCTCCGCTGCCCGGAATGTCCCAGCGGACTCAGAGCCTTTACCCGTCCTACGGGTATGCTCCAGCAGGATTTCTTCAAACAGACGATCGACGAAATTCATAAAGAACTGCTCTACCTGATATTCTACTTTCAGGGAGAACCTTACCTCAACCCAGGCTTCCTGGACATGGTAAAATACGCCTCCGACAAGGGTATCTACACCGCCACCTCCACCAACGCCCATTACCTCACAGAGGCTAATGCCAAGAAAACCGTGGAAAGTGGCCTCGACAGATTAATCATCTCCATAGATGGTACTACCCAGGACGTATATACGCAGTACCGTGTAGGTGGCCAGCTGGATAAAGTTATCCAGGGCGCCAAAAACATTGTAAAGTGGAAGAAAGAACTCAACTCTACCAAGCCTTTTGTCTTCTTCCAGTTCCTGGTTGTGAAACCTAACGAACACCAGATAGAGGACATTAAACGGCTGGCAAAGGAAATCGGGGTTGACCAGGTTCGTTTCAAAACGGCGCAGGTATACGATTATGAAGAAGGCAACCGCCTGATTCCTACGATCGACAAATACTCCCGTTACCATCGCAATGAAGACGGTACCTACGCGATCAAGAATAAGCTGAGTAACCACTGCTGGCGACTCTGGCACTCTCCGGTTGTTACCTGGGACGGGCTGGTAGTGCCCTGCTGCTTCGATAAAGATGCACAACACCGCCTCGGCAACCTGAAAAAAGAATCTTTCAAGGCCTTATGGCATAATAAAGAGTATATCCGTTTCCGTAGTGAAATCCTGGAAACACGCAAAAACATTGATATCTGCGCCAATTGTAGCGAAGGCACAAAGGTTTGGGGATAATATTTCATCTACCTAAAATATTTATATCATTGATGGTAAATATTTTAGGTAGATGAAATTGTCTGTAAAAATATCGTTGAGATAGTGGGGATAACTATTAACGGTGATGGCTGAACGCCACAACTATCTGTAGAAGATTATTCCGGAAAAGGGAATTCAAAAGAATGCTGTTCAAAAATCAGGCTCCTCTGCCTGTCGTTTGCTTTCTTTCTTTTTCTTACGGGCATCCGCCACTTTATTAAAGAGTTTGATACCCAGCTGTACACCAAAGAATTCCAAAGCTGTCATCAACGCACCGGTAGCAAAGTTTTTAAACTTACCGCTTTCCCAGGCGAGCCTGGCAAACTTGCCGGCCATACTGATCGCACCTTTGTGATTGCCACTTCCGGGGATTACAGCATTCAAAGCCATCTTTTTATAATTATCCTTGAAATAGTCAACCCTGTCCAGCAACTGGTCCTCCAGTCGTACCGACCGTTTTTTGAGCCGGTCCAGTTCCTGTTCCAGCGCATCAAAGCCATTGATTTTCTTTTTCTTCGGCATAAAGTTTAGTCTTTAGAGATGTTCATTGGCTTCATCATCCGGAACATAATCCGGATAAATACTTTGCGCTTCATCTGCCGCTTTTTTCTCTGCTCTTTTTCCCATCGGTACTTCCTCTTCTTCACGGTCTTCCAGCTCATCGATCAGTACGGTGATCAATAACTTAGATAAAGGCCTTTCAATCAGCTGTTTACGGAACAGGATAATAGCTACGAACAACAGGATAAATAACCCTGAAGCACAGGTAAAACCTATGGTGAAGCTGCCTGTTTTTTCTCCGATCCAAAATGCGACCAGCATTCCGAGGAAAACAATAACAAAAAAGAACAACAGGAAAGCCATCAAAACTGAGAAAAACAATCCCAATGCTTTTGATAGCTTTCCCGCTGCCTGGAGTTTTAAGATATCCAGCCTCGTTTCGAGGTAATCTTTAGCTACTTTTCCTGTTTGCTTAAAATAGTCGCTGAAATTTTCTTCCATGCAAAACTTTTTGATCAAAGAGGATTAAGCCAGTTCATTTTCGAGTGCGTCTTCGAAATGATCTTTTTTCTTTCTCCATTTATCTTTCAGCTTATCAGCCTGAAATTTCATTCTGTCAACCAGTTCGTCTTTCTTGTCGGAGTTCAGGAAATAACCAACTGCAACACCTACGGCGGCACCTACGATAAATGAAACCACTGCTTTTGAACTATTACTCATAATAAAGTTTTTTTAAAGATGAAATAATAATAATTTTTGCTCGGTACCTCCTGGTGCACAAACATTATTCCATTTTTGAATAGGTGTTGAAAAAAACCTGGGTTACCAAGAGCATTAAGAACAAGTAGTTATGGTTTTTGTTTAGTGTTTACAACAATCTAACGTTGTGGCCCCGCTTTTGAAAGTAGCATATTTTTTAAGAAATTAAGTTATGAGCTATATCGATAACGACCGGTTAAAGCAGATTGGATTTTTACTTTTAATCACATTTCTGGCAATTCTGCTGTTTACAAAATTATATACTTATTTCCCGGGCTTCCTGGGGGCAGTTACCTTTTATGTACTGTGCAGGAAATGGCAGTTTAAGCTGGTGGAGCTTAAAAAGTGGAATAGCAGTCTGGCAGCGGCTTTACTCATGCTGCTCACTTTTCTGATCATATTGCTGCCGGTAGGAATGCTGATTAACCTGCTGACAGCCAAGGCTTCCTATGCAGTGGCTCATTCTGCCGATCTGATATCTTCCGTTAAAGGCCTGAACGACCGGCTCTCCGAAGAGCTGGGCTTTAACATCCTGACGGATGCACGTATCCAGAAGCTACAGGAAAACATTACGGCCTTTCTTCCGGGCTTTCTGGGCGCCACTTTCAATACACTGACCTCCATCGCTATCATGTATTTCATTCTCTATTTCATGCTGGTATATGGCCGGCAAATGGAGGAAACGCTGTATGAATATATTCCGCTGAAAGATGAAAATGTGGTACTGCTGGGTACAGAATTCAACAAACTGGTCATTGCCAACGCAGTGGGTATTCCGCTGATTGCGTTTATCCAGGGACTGGTGTCATTGGTAGGTTACCTCATCTTTGGGGTTCCGCAGGCGATGTTCTGGTTTATAGTGACGTGTTTTGCCGCCATGTTGCCGGTAATTGGCGCCGCTGCAGTGTATGTGCCGCTGGGTGTATACTTCCTGGCAACCGGCACTGTGTTGCAGGGTGTGGAGGTATTGATCTATGGTTTCCTGATCGTTGGTACTTCAGATAATATCTCCCGGTTATTGCTGGCAAAGCGTATTGCAGATGTTCACCCGTTGATTACCATATTTGGTGTGATCATCGGCGTTAGCCTGTTTGGATTTATAGGCCTGATTTTCGGGCCATTGCTGATATCTATGTTTATCCTGCTGCTGAAGATCTACAGTAATGAATACCTGGTGAAAAAGAGAACCGCTCCTGAGGTAGCCAGGATTAAAAAAGATGTGGTGGCAAGAGATAAAACCAAAAGACAGCGTGGAGCGCCTTGATTATTTGTAGTAATTGTTTTCGGCGATGTAGTTGATCACATTATCCGGCACCATATATCTCACTGATTTCCCTTCTTTTATCCATTTTCGTATATCCGTTGCCGATATATCGAGCATAGGTGCGTCCAATATTTCCAGTTTGGCGCCGTAAGTATCTTTTATTTCATGGCCGGGCCGGCGATATACATAAATCGGGTAATTCCGGATGATGTGTTCGTAGTTTTTCCAGCGTGGCAGGTTCTGGAAACTATCACTGCCCATAATGATGCAGAATTCCTGTGTGGGAAACTTTTCCCCCAGATATGCCAGCGTATCTACAGTAAAGGAAGGCCGTGGCAATGAGAATTCGATATTACTCGCTCTGAGCCGGGGTTCATCTTTAATGGCCAGTTCTACCAGATGAAACCTGTCGTGCTCATTCAGCAGGGTGGACGAAGGTTTTAATGGGTTCTGCGGAGAAACCACCAGCCAAACCTTGTCGAGATCGGTGTTATATGCCACGTAATTGGCTATTATCAAATGCCCTGTGTGTATAGGATTAAACGATCCAAAATACAAGCCTATCTTCATAATTCATCTATAAATTTGCCGCGGCATATCAATTAATGCGCGTAAAAATAGGCATTTCCTGCATTCTCCGGCTATTCAAGGGGTTTAAAGTGCTCAAATACCTGTCCGCAGGATTTGCAGTAGTGTATCGCCCGGCACAATGTAGACCCGAATGGAGACCGTAAATAGGTGTCTTTGCTGCCGCAGTGAGGACAAGGTGTTTCAATAAAAATTTCTTCAGTCAATTCGGAGTCGAGCTTTCGGGGTGGCGCAATACCGAATTGCTGTAGCTTTTCTTTGGCTTCCGCAGTCATCCTGTTACTTTGCCAGGTCACTGTTTTATCAACAGTAACAGTTACGGGGATGTTCAGGTCAGCATTTACCTGATCACGGATATTCTTCTGGATATAACTAACTGCCGGACAGGCAGCAAAGGTGGGTATCATGGCAATATGAACGCCATCCTCTGCTACTTGTACGTCAGTAATCATTCCCAGTTCCAGCACATTCAATACTGGTATTTCCGGGTCCATTACTTTTTCCAGTGATTTATACACCGCAGCTATGGAAACTAATGTTGTCATTGTTTACCAGTTTGCTTTAGTATCTATATGAATCACCTCTCCCATTTCCTTTAACAATGGGGCCAGATAAGGAGTATGTACGCCCTGTCTGCCACCGAATGCCGGTTGTATCGATGATATATCCGGCAGGTTGAGCGATGATTTTACCAGTACAGGATAGATTCTATCCAGCCAGCGATGATATAATGCAGTTTCTCCCGGATAAACTTTTTCATCGGTCAGCAGCGACTCAAATTCCCTGGAAGGCTCAAAGATGCCTGCTGCCAGGGCAATGGTTTCATTCAGTGCTGTTTGCATACGATCATAGCTTTCCTCGCCGGCTTGTCCCAACTGAATCACCCATGCGTTGGCGTGGAGAGTATGATATTTCAGTTCTCCCTTGAACTTCCTGGCCAGGTGCTGCAGTGGTTCAAAGCTGCTGTCCGCAAAGCTTTCATATCGTACCGTTTCTGCCATATCAAATAAGAAATGCCGCATAAGCGACAGGTCATATCCGCTGTTAGGCATTTCTACGAGGTGGCAGCATTTAAAATCCTTTTCAGCCCTGCAAAATGCATACTGGTCGGGGTCGGTGCCGCCTAATTGTTCCTGGATTACTTTATATAATGCGAGGGCATGGCCAATTTTGTCCTGGGCCATGGAAGAAAACGCGATATCTTCTTCCATCATAGGTCCGAGGCCCGTCCATTCGGAATTTCGGTGTCCCTGAATTAATTCATCATCTGCCATTTTGGTGAGCAGATCTGTAAGTGCATTATTGAGCATGGTTGGTGGTTCCTTTGGATTGCTTGAATTTGTTGATCTTCTCCATCACCTTGAAGCCGCTGGCGTCGCGGTAATTCTTCTCCAGGTTATTCTCGAACATATCTTCATCTTCTGTATCAAATGCGAGTATGTCGGCACTTCTGACTACCCACAGGTTAACGCATTTCTTTCTGCGGCCAAATTGTTCCTTGGCAAAAATCAGCGCCAGTTGCGGATCGGGAGCATGCACGCAGCCTACATGTTCGTGGTGGGCGCCTCTTTTTTCCTGATGAAATACCTCATACACATTCCAGTTCTCTCCTTCTTCAACTTTGATTATATCCGTAGCATTGCCCAGTTTAAGCCTGTTTACACGTGGATCTAAAGACATGATTTGTAGTATATATTGGAATTGTTTTGAATTAGCTAAGCGACTGGCAGTGCGTGTTTTTCTGCAGGGTTCATTAAAGCCTTGCGTACCCATCTGCCTTGTTCTTCTGCCCATTTACGTACCTGGAGGCGTTCTTCATTACAAGGGCCTCCTCCGTTTATTACCCGGAAGAATTCATCCCAGTCAGGATCTGAATATTCCCATCGTCCTGTTGTAGCATTCTTTTGCAGGGCAGGATCAGGAAGGGTTAAACCCAGTTCCCATATTTTAGGAACATAGGCATCCAGGAACTGGTTGCGCATATCATCATTGCTGGCCATTTTCACTTTCCACTGCATCAGTTTTTCACTGTGCTGGCTGTTTTTGTCCGGAGGGCCAAAGAAATGCATGATAGGCTGCCACCATCTGTTGAGCGCATCCTGCAGCATGGCTTTCTGTTCAGGTGTGCCGGTGGCGAGTTCAATAAATGCGTCGTGTCCTTGTTTGAGGTGGAAACTTTCTTCGTAGCAGATACGTTCCAATGCCCTGCAATAAGGGCCGTAAGAGCCTTTGGCATTCGCTACCTGGTTAACGATAGCTGCCGCATCGATCAGGAAACCGATAACAGTAACATCCGCCCATGTTTTGGCTGGATAGTTAAATACATTGGAATATTTGGATTTGCCACTGAGCAGGTCGTTGATCATCTCTTCCCTGGATTTTCCCAGTGTTTCGGCTGCATTGTACAACAGCTGACCATGACCGATCTCATCCTGTACTTTGGCTATCAGGGCAAGTTTACGTTTAAATCCGGGGGCACGGGTAATCCAGGTACCTTCCGGCAACGCGCCAATGATCTCAGAATGAGCATGTTGTTCAATTAAACGGATGAGTTGCCTGCGATATTCAGCTGGCATCCAGTCGCCAGGTTCTATTTTCTCTCCCCTTGCGATGCGTTCCTCAAATGCAGCCAGCTTTTCCGGCTCATCATGGACTTGCTCTTCCCGCAACTGTTTCCTGTTGGGTTCATCAAATATATATCCGCCGCCGTACATAGTGCGATTGTTTTGGTTGATTCGTAAATTACGGAAAAAAGCCCGTTAATAGTAGAAATGGATTGTTAAAAAGCCTAATTTTAGGAGTAGGATTTTTTATGTTTCTGATACAGTCTATATTAAGCT
This window of the Chitinophaga sp. Cy-1792 genome carries:
- a CDS encoding CAP domain-containing protein — encoded protein: MSGKFILTAFVAVVLFSSCTKQNDVQPIAPTPTTPVAVDTTAVPENHVDRNALLTLVNGLRSHGCKCGDVQMPPVGPLTWNGLLEEAAYLHSKDMSVNKYFDHTAPTGSTPGARLDAAGYHWNFYGENIATGTMDEQAVVLGWLNSPNHCKNMMTASYTELGVGRYDKMWTMELGHRNNPQ
- a CDS encoding 1,2-phenylacetyl-CoA epoxidase subunit B — protein: MSLDPRVNRLKLGNATDIIKVEEGENWNVYEVFHQEKRGAHHEHVGCVHAPDPQLALIFAKEQFGRRKKCVNLWVVRSADILAFDTEDEDMFENNLEKNYRDASGFKVMEKINKFKQSKGTTNHAQ
- the nadD gene encoding nicotinate (nicotinamide) nucleotide adenylyltransferase, which gives rise to MKIGLYFGSFNPIHTGHLIIANYVAYNTDLDKVWLVVSPQNPLKPSSTLLNEHDRFHLVELAIKDEPRLRASNIEFSLPRPSFTVDTLAYLGEKFPTQEFCIIMGSDSFQNLPRWKNYEHIIRNYPIYVYRRPGHEIKDTYGAKLEILDAPMLDISATDIRKWIKEGKSVRYMVPDNVINYIAENNYYK
- a CDS encoding AI-2E family transporter gives rise to the protein MSYIDNDRLKQIGFLLLITFLAILLFTKLYTYFPGFLGAVTFYVLCRKWQFKLVELKKWNSSLAAALLMLLTFLIILLPVGMLINLLTAKASYAVAHSADLISSVKGLNDRLSEELGFNILTDARIQKLQENITAFLPGFLGATFNTLTSIAIMYFILYFMLVYGRQMEETLYEYIPLKDENVVLLGTEFNKLVIANAVGIPLIAFIQGLVSLVGYLIFGVPQAMFWFIVTCFAAMLPVIGAAAVYVPLGVYFLATGTVLQGVEVLIYGFLIVGTSDNISRLLLAKRIADVHPLITIFGVIIGVSLFGFIGLIFGPLLISMFILLLKIYSNEYLVKKRTAPEVARIKKDVVARDKTKRQRGAP
- a CDS encoding glycoside hydrolase family 25 protein yields the protein MKSIWIRLLLVILVIGGWYWWKTREENIRFVRYDEFGIYVPVNYKIHGIDVSKFQKDINWTAVKQMKVDDIRISFAFIKATEGITRQDASFEQNWERAKRAGLIRGAYHFFYATRDPKKQAINFQNVVQLESGDMPPVLDIETSNNQPAAVIRGTAKVWLEEMEKAYKVKPIIYTNIHFYETYLGDEFDKYPLWIAHYYQKEKPSSSRSWLFWQHSDIGRVNGIRTTVDFNVFRGDSAALAKLLIP
- a CDS encoding YtxH domain-containing protein — its product is MSNSSKAVVSFIVGAAVGVAVGYFLNSDKKDELVDRMKFQADKLKDKWRKKKDHFEDALENELA
- the paaD gene encoding 1,2-phenylacetyl-CoA epoxidase subunit PaaD, which codes for MTTLVSIAAVYKSLEKVMDPEIPVLNVLELGMITDVQVAEDGVHIAMIPTFAACPAVSYIQKNIRDQVNADLNIPVTVTVDKTVTWQSNRMTAEAKEKLQQFGIAPPRKLDSELTEEIFIETPCPHCGSKDTYLRSPFGSTLCRAIHYCKSCGQVFEHFKPLE
- a CDS encoding SPASM domain-containing protein, yielding MPDFNLNDTLNLFRKFTFRRAFNAGKVLGSYFVSKWTGKPVQWGYPISISFEPTTSCNLRCPECPSGLRAFTRPTGMLQQDFFKQTIDEIHKELLYLIFYFQGEPYLNPGFLDMVKYASDKGIYTATSTNAHYLTEANAKKTVESGLDRLIISIDGTTQDVYTQYRVGGQLDKVIQGAKNIVKWKKELNSTKPFVFFQFLVVKPNEHQIEDIKRLAKEIGVDQVRFKTAQVYDYEEGNRLIPTIDKYSRYHRNEDGTYAIKNKLSNHCWRLWHSPVVTWDGLVVPCCFDKDAQHRLGNLKKESFKALWHNKEYIRFRSEILETRKNIDICANCSEGTKVWG
- the paaA gene encoding 1,2-phenylacetyl-CoA epoxidase subunit PaaA, with translation MYGGGYIFDEPNRKQLREEQVHDEPEKLAAFEERIARGEKIEPGDWMPAEYRRQLIRLIEQHAHSEIIGALPEGTWITRAPGFKRKLALIAKVQDEIGHGQLLYNAAETLGKSREEMINDLLSGKSKYSNVFNYPAKTWADVTVIGFLIDAAAIVNQVANAKGSYGPYCRALERICYEESFHLKQGHDAFIELATGTPEQKAMLQDALNRWWQPIMHFFGPPDKNSQHSEKLMQWKVKMASNDDMRNQFLDAYVPKIWELGLTLPDPALQKNATTGRWEYSDPDWDEFFRVINGGGPCNEERLQVRKWAEEQGRWVRKALMNPAEKHALPVA
- the paaC gene encoding 1,2-phenylacetyl-CoA epoxidase subunit PaaC, with protein sequence MLNNALTDLLTKMADDELIQGHRNSEWTGLGPMMEEDIAFSSMAQDKIGHALALYKVIQEQLGGTDPDQYAFCRAEKDFKCCHLVEMPNSGYDLSLMRHFLFDMAETVRYESFADSSFEPLQHLARKFKGELKYHTLHANAWVIQLGQAGEESYDRMQTALNETIALAAGIFEPSREFESLLTDEKVYPGETALYHRWLDRIYPVLVKSSLNLPDISSIQPAFGGRQGVHTPYLAPLLKEMGEVIHIDTKANW